One window of the Chanos chanos chromosome 11, fChaCha1.1, whole genome shotgun sequence genome contains the following:
- the chrna8 gene encoding neuronal acetylcholine receptor subunit alpha-7, producing MEVSHSLPGCTVKPPPPPLSLQGEYQRKLYNELMTNYNRLERPVLNDSAPIVVELGLTLLQIIDVDEKNQVLITNAWLQLSWNDVYLTWNPDNYPGVQNLRFPSSQIWTPDILLYNSADERFDATFHTNVLVNYSGACQYIPPGILKSTCYIDVRWFPFDVQKCDLKFGSWTHNGWLLDLQMLAVDISTYIPNGEWDLVGVPGKRNELYYECCKEPYPDVTFTVTMRRRTLYYGLNLLIPCVLISGLALLVFLLPADSGEKISLGITVLLSLTVFMLLVAEIMPATSDSVPLIAQYFASTMMIVGLSVVVTVLVLQFHHHDPQGGKMPKFIRVILLNWCAWFLRMKKPGDDRKAAGYKYGRPPQHHASASSIQMGAIPGQPPGTNGHMNIYFGYHSMEPQCCPPSSDSGVSCGRTNSSPNEEAEATRPLAEHGPEIQRILAEVTYIAQRFREQDEGEAVCSEWRFAAAVVDRLCLVAFSLFSIICTFTILMSAPNFIEAVSKDFT from the exons cTCTTTGCAAGGAGAATACCAGAGGAAGTTGTATAATGAGCTGATGACCAATTATAATCGTTTGGAGAGGCCAGTCCTCAATGACTCCGCCCCCATAGTGGTGGAACTGGGCCTGACCTTGCTGCAGATAATAGatgtg gATGAAAAGAATCAGGTCTTAATTACAAATGCCTGGCTACAGCTG TCATGGAACGATGTTTATTTGACTTGGAATCCTGACAATTACCCTGGTGTTCAGAACCTACGCTTCCCATCCAGTCAGATATGGACCCCCGATATCCTGCTTTAcaacag TGCCGATGAGAGATTTGATGCCACTTTTCACACGAACGTCCTCGTGAACTATTCTGGAGCATGCCAGTACATACCACCAG GTATTCTAAAGAGCACGTGTTACATCGACGTGCGCTGGTTTCCGTTTGACGTACAGAAATGCGATCTGAAGTTCGGGTCGTGGACACATAACGGTTGGCTGTTGGATTTACAGATGCTGGCTGTGGACATTTCCACATATATACCCAACGGAGAGTGGGATCTCGTGG GTGTCCCTGGGAAACGTAATGAGTTGTATTACGAGTGCTGTAAAGAGCCGTACCCTGACGTCACGTTCACGGTGACCATGCGGCGACGGACGCTGTACTACGGGCTGAATTTACTCATCCCCTGTGTGCTGATATCAGGACTGGCCCTGCTAGTGTTTCTACTGCCCGCAGACTCAGGAGAGAAAATATCCCTGg GAATcactgttttgctctctctgactgtctttaTGCTTCTGGTTGCGGAGATTATGCCAGCCACCTCTGACTCCGTCCCCTTAATAG ctCAGTACTTTGCCAGCACTATGATGATAGTAGGTTTGTCCGTGGTGGTTACCGTCCTTGTGCTCCAGTTTCACCATCACGACCCGCAAGGTGGAAAAATGCCAAAATTT ATCCGCGTGATACTGCTCAACTGGTGCGCCTGGTTCCTCCGCATGAAGAAGCCGGGGGACGACCGGAAGGCGGCGGGTTACAAGTACGGCCGCCCCCCCCAGCACCACGCCAGCGCCAGCAGCATCCAGATGGGCGCCATTCCGGGTCAGCCCCCCGGCACCAACGGCCACATGAACATTTACTTCGGCTACCACTCCATGGAACCCCAGTGCTGCCCGCCCAGCAGCGACTCCGGGGTGTCCTGCGGCCGGACCAACAGCTCGCCCAACGAGGAGGCTGAGGCCACGAGGCCGCTGGCCGAGCACGGGCCGGAGATCCAGCGCATCCTGGCGGAGGTGACGTACATCGCCCAGCGTTTCCGGGAGCAGGACGAGGGGGAGGCGGTGTGCAGCGAGTGGAGGTTCGCGGCCGCGGTGGTGGACCGGCTGTGCCTCGTCgccttctccctcttctccatCATCTGCACCTTCACCATCCTCATGTCCGCCCCCAACTTCATCGAGGCTGTGTCCAAAGACTTCACATAA